GTGGCGAAAATGTATCGAAGGCGACATAAATACTCCTTCCTGCCCCCTTGGATAATCTGCGGAAACCATCAAGGGCGGTTCTACAAAACTGTACTCCACTATATATCCGTTCTGTGGCATGCCACTATCTGCAAACATAATCGTCTCCGACGGGTTTTCAATCATTCGTTCATGCATCCCCGATTTACACGCTTTTACAGGGTCTTGTTCGATACTCAACATCGAGCCGACATACGCCATGTTATAGCCATATCCCCCCGAACCCGATTCGAATGCATTGGGAACTTCGCCCAACTGACGATACTCAAAAAATTCCGGGCATTCCTTGATTCTCCCTTCAGGGACATATTCAAAAAGCGGTCCTTTACGAAAATCAAAAGGTGTATTCGGATTTGGTGTTTCTCGTTTTCCATGCCACCTGCATTTTCCCCCAAAATGGTCCGGTTCAGAACCCGGCAATAAGAAATCATACATATCCGATGCAGAGGGAACATAATATCCGTTGTTTTCACTGGCATACATTGTATTGGCTAAATATAACTGTCTCAGATTATTGACACATGAAACACTTCTTGCCTGAGCACGTGCTCGTGATAATGCGGGGAGAAGTATCATTGCAAGAATGCTAATGATGGCAATAACAACCAGCAGTTCAATTAGAGTAAATCCCATATATTTATTATGTTTATCAACGAACATTATATGTATCCTTTAGCCACATCTTCCCCCTCATAAGCAAAAACGCCACTATGATTAACATTAAAGAGATATTAAAAAATTTTCCTGCTACAGGAAGGGCTTGAAGTTCAATATCAAATTCGCGACATATCAATAAATTTCCATGAGGTTCGTCATATATACATATTTCCAATTGTGTAGTTTTGCGCTCCGATAGAGGTTTTACAACAAAATAAATTCTTCCCTGGAAGATGGGTATCTGATGTCCTTCTACTGCAGGTTGTTCATCCCGCGTTATAATAATTCCACCCGCAACATCAACGGTTACTACTCCCGACTGAACAGGATTCCCATAAACATCGAAAATCTCATCAGAAATAAAACTGTAATAATTGCTTCCCGCCCCAAAATTCCACACATCCGGGACATAGCCGGGTAGTCCAGGTAAAACTTCAATGAAGGTTTCCCCTCGTATCGTATTATCTAAACTCTGAACGGTGATTTTGCCTCTACCTGCTACGGTCCCTGCCTCCAATTCAATATTCAATTCTCCATCTCTAACCGCAACCTGAAGACCTTCGGTCTCTGTATCATCATCTCCATTCAGTATATTTAGTAAAAAAGAGTTAACCGTGAACATAGTTCCATCAGCTACAGGCACATTATTTGCATCTTTAATTTCATCTCCAATAATTCTTACCATCTCACCATATCCTGCCACTCTTGTTTGTGCTGGATTGGCTACCAAACGGATATGTCCCTGACCGGGATTAATATCGCCCTCCCCTGCTACTGAAAAGATACCCAATATCCCTGTATATTGTGTCTGAAATCCTATCTTATTATTCACAAGATCTCTATCTACGACATTGACATTCGCATTTGTCCATTCTGTTCCATTCCAACGATAAACACTCAAAGCGGATTCATCCAATCCTTCAATCTGTCCTGCAGTATATTGGACGGTTATCTTTGGTAATGCAACCTGTGCGGATTGAAAATCATTAATAGAAGAGATAAATTGAACAAATACCCCCCCTTTTATTAATCCTGACACACCCACTGTTGATGGGTCGGAGACTGTCTGCAACTCTACATTACAATTGTAATCTCTTGTCCCCGTCCTACTACCTGAAGAAAATAAAGATACACAAAGCGTACCATTTTGATTGCATGCAGTCCCTAATTCCGTTCCTGCAGGACTTCCTCCCCACTCCATTGGGACTTCCAGAGGGAACACCGTGCTTTCAGGTCGGTTTGGGTCTGTCCCTGAGACCCGTGTTTCATACTCATCAAGAATCCCATCACCGTCCGTATCAATATCTGGTGCAACATCTGCAAATGCCATCACTTCCGTTGCGAAATAACCATACACAGGGTCAAGAATATTGGGTATCGTTGAAACCCGTATAAAATCAAATTCATCAAGATTTGCTGGGTTCCCTGATTCATCCACAGCCCACGCAATATCAAATGCATCACCTCCGCCGGTTCCAAAATCAATACCTACTATAAAGGGATTATCGGGTCTTACATAATTATCTCGGTAAGGTAACATAGTAGGATTCGTATCCGCATATCCCCAAACGATTTCATTACTGGTTGAAGTTACAACACTCCCAACAAATGGCGGAGTATTTGTCATTAAACCCTGCGGGAAAACATTGCGATTCAAGTTTTTACTTCCGGGGATAACATACCATTTATCATCGGGTAACCCATTCTTATTTTCATCCTTTGATATTTCAATCAGTCCCGGTTCAATAAACTTTCTCCGCATATCTCCCCCAACCCAAAATGCATTTGAATAAACAATACAGTCCAACCCCATCGGATTTAGGGCTTCATCCTTCACAGGTGTTTTAAATTTAACAACAAGGTAACTTTCTTGAGGTTCACCTGGTGTGCCAATAGAATAAATTCCATTTAATGCAGGCAAACTTGCTCCAAACCCCATTGGTGAACCTAAAACCAATTGTGGATTTGTAAAACCTACATTCTGATTCTTGCCAAAATAGGCTACTACTTCATCCGCCCATGGGTCATCCGTAGCATAGGAATATACCGCTATAACATTAAATAATAGGGTGATTAATAAAAAATATTTTATTCTTTTTAACATCGCATCTATAGCCTTTCAAAAAAAACAATTCAGGCTACAGACGGAGGATTAAACACTGGAAGGAAGATTGTTCAGCCCTTATTTACAAGGACTGCCAGACATCAGCCTTCCCGCGAGACCTCAGTCTGTTCGCTCAAATCGGACAGTAACCGGCAGGTCTTCGGACTTGCAGGCACAAACACAAACCTACTTGGCTCGGCTTCCCAGACCTATGTCCAGTGCCATAACGAGCTGTTCGTTCCTGCTCACCGCTGCGGGGCAGTTCCGGCTTCGCACCGGATTCCCTCTTAGCACCCTGTATACAACTTCGGGTGACCGGCAACAGAGCGATTTATTTCTACTTAAACTTTATATATTATTAATAACATAAAATATAAAAAAAAATCAAATAACAAAAACTTTTTTCAAAAAATATGGTATTATATTTATAGAACAAATTAGCGAAGGAGTGAACATGCCATTGGATTTAAGTAAATATCAAGGACAACAAACACCGCCAAGTAAAGCCATCGGTTTATGGATTTTTAATATTGATGATAAGGATATATGTTTCTGGGGAAATTATGATGAAGTAGTAAAAACTGCGGAACTTTATCTAAAAACAAAAAATATGCAAGACAAAACAATTTATCTAATTGACTGTATTGATTATAGCTACTTCTTCAATGAAGATTTTTCCATTAACCGATATATAAAAATATCATAAGTATCTATCTACCAATATCTTACAATTATAGTAACAAAAAGAATCTCAAATCCGTTTATAAAGGGAATAAAATTTTATCCCGAAAATTTGGCAAAATTTTGTGAGATATGCTATAATATCAATGATAGTGATTGTATTTATTAAAATGTGATTATAAGGATTTATACTATGTTATCTTTCATGGACGTCCGTTGCCCACATTGTGGAGCACAAGGTAGAATTGTTCTACCTCCCTTAGGAACAATATTAATTGGACCTTGTCCGCAATGCAAAGGAATGGTTGCTCTATTTAATGGCACCACATTACCATTAGACAGTAAAATTATTTTAGAAGGCACAATGGATGAAAAGAAAAGACATGTAGCGGAAGTATTTAGCAATTTTATTGAAGAACGGGTAGAGGAATTTTTTAAACCCAGAAAAGAAGAAACTTCCTCGTTTGATTCAGACCAATCTGTAGAGCCATTTCAACCTGAACATAGAATTGAAGAATACAGCCGTAAATCGGGGAAGAAAAGACCCATTACAAAAGAAGAAGTCTCCCGATTCAAAGAGAAAGAAATTGACCTACTCGACAATCCTGAAACATTTAAAAAATATTTCTGTAACTAAGCAGATTTTTTTAATCTCCAAATAGAAAAAAGCCGGTAGGGAAGAGGCAAATTTCACATGCACCTTAATAGGAATAAGCGTATCTATTATTACATGTATTTAAATTAATTTTGTACTTCGTTTCTTTTCATAATGTTATAACCTACTGCGTTAATTTTTCACTTTGTGCACATGATACGCGATACAATTCCCATGCAATTGCTGAATTGACTACCCCACTCGATGCTAACGCTGGTACATCATACCCTGCTATTGGAACACAGGCATCTCCAAATGGCCACATGGGGTCAATCCATACTGTATCTTTGTCTGTTGGAAAGTCACGGTCCATATACGGTGCTACATACACAGCCTTGGCACCCGCAGTTTTGGCTCGTTCAAGCATATTCCGTGGCGGATGTTGATAACCGATGTGAATCACCACATCCCCCGCAGAATAAACATCCTTCGGTTCGGGAATATAACTAAAGCCAGCATTCCATACCTCAGACCGAAACAAACTGCCTATAGCAGTTTTACTAACTTCATCCGGGAAAAGATGTCCCATGCTATACATTGTGAGTGTGCGACCTGCTCTTTTTGCCTCAGCCACCCATCTACCTACTGTGTCGAAATCCAAACGATGACGCGACTCACAACGTCGTAGCATTGCAGAAACACGCATCGCATAATCCTTTGCGAGAACCCCAGGCGGAATTGGCGAAACATTATGTGTATCATGCCAAAAAATTCGATTGCCCTGATACTTCTGCATTCGTGGTATACCTCCATAGAGTCCAATGCTTTCAAACAGCACTGGCATTTTTCCCAACCGCGAACATGCAGATACCAATTCACCAGTAAACATCCACGCATAAATTGCCATCGTTAGTGTTGGAGAAAGACCATAGTCACACATCAACAATGTCATTGCTCCTGGAATAGGATGAGTAACACCAAAAACGACCCAACATGCCCCTGACGTTGATATAGCTTCTGGTACTGGATGTTCTGCATCTGCGAAAAACAGTACGGCGTCGTTATCCATAGTAATCGTCTCTGGTAAGATAGCAGTAAGCATCAATCCTCCAGCCCGACCCGTTATCTCGCTTACCAGAGCTGGATTTCCACCAGCATAAAGTTCCCCACCTGCGACAATTCTTTTTGCTACCATTTCCCCTGCCTGCACCATTGCAGGGATATCTTCCTGTGCTCGGTCAAGGGCATCTGCTGTCCGCAGTAGATACGAATCTGACATTGCACCTATAATCATAATCGCACTTATTACAATAATCATATATATCTCCTGTTTCAGTTTCTTACTACTTATATATCATTTGATAATAAATGTTTACCAATCCCATCTATTCAGCATAACAGAAAAATTTCAATCTCTACAATTTAAGTAATACGTGTTCTAAATTGTTTATTACCTTTTAATAACCTCTAACATTACAGATATTTTCAGTAACTAATCCCTCCAAATTATTCGTTGTATAAAAAAAATCATATATTTGATTTTAACCACAGTATTATCATATAATCACTTTATAATACGATATGTCGCGGGGTGGAGCAGTCTGGCAGCTCGTTGGGCTCATAACCCAAAGGTCGCTGGTTCGAATCCAGCCCCCGCTACCATTGAAATTAAAAGGACTTGCACAAATGTGTGAGTCCTTTTTTCGTGTCAATAAACTATAATCGACCCATTTACGTTTCAACAATAATCTAACGTTTATAATAGGTTTGATTAAAAAATCGTTATTATTAACGATATTCGTTGTTTCCTTGCAAAATATGATTTAATTACATTTATAATGTATCATTAAACAAGGAAATAACGATGACGAATTTTATTATTGCACGGTTCCTTCTATCCCTCGTTTTTACATTCTCATCTCCACCAACATTTCAGGATTTGATGAACCCCGATGTATTTCCCGACCCACAATGTGGAATGCTTGTAGAAAAAGCAGAGATTGTAAATGGTAAATTATTTATACAGACTACAGGTGCGAAATTCTCACTCAACCCAACTGGTGACGGAACTTTTCAGCAACGGATTGGACACCCTCGTCCTGTCCTTACAATAAAACTGGGGACAGGTGTTATAGAAGTTCCACCAAAAATAATCGCTAATTCACTTGGACGTGCTGTTATATCTTATGATAAGTTTAATCTTCGCATCAACGGCGATTCTTTATTCATGTTTCAGGCATTAAAACCTCTTACAGTTACAGTATCCAAAAAAATCGATGTCGGTTTTCATGCCTCATACAAAGCGAATCATGTAATTTTTGATGAATATGGTGGTTTTGGTCTATGTTACTCAGAACAAGAGACGGATGATGAGTTCAATCCTTACGGCGAGACAACCGCAAAATATACCATTCCTCCCAACGCTGTGTTATGGATAGGTGTCTGTCCACCAAAACCATATAATTGGGAACGTTCCATTCATGATAACATCGTCTGGCACTGGTCAAATCAGTTAGGTTATCCTCCCGACACCGAATTAATATCATGGGCAAAGGAAGGAAACATCATCCTGCTTCAATCAGAAGTAATGCTATGGAAAGACTGGAACCTTGCTTTCATCCCGAGATTAGGCGAATCAGAATTTGCCCGTGTCCGAGATACCTGCCATCAACACGGACTACGATTTATTGTCTATACAAGCCCATACTATTTCTTAAAAGGCACACCCTTTGAATCACAAGCCATGAATTCATTCGAAAATTTCAAAGGTTGGCCACCAGGTGATGCTACAGGTAGAAACATAGACCTATTTTTGTCAGAAATTTATCGAGTGATGAAAGAATACAAACCCGATGGTTTATATTTTGACGGGCAATACACAGACAACCCCGCACCATTATATATGCTTGCCAGAAAAAGTCGAGAACTATTAGGTGAAAATGGCATTTTAGAATGGCATTCAACATGGGCTCTTGGCAATGGACAATGTTTCCTGCCTCAAGCCGATGCCTACATAGACATTATCCTTCGAGGTGAAGGACAAGACACGTTATACAAAGACTTTAATTATCTTCGCTACTTCGTCTCATGTTACAACACCAGCAACAGTATCGGTGTGTTATGCACCAATGGACCTCATAAGCCCTCTGCAGATACTATTGACCGACTCCTTAAAGCCAACTGTCGGCTTCATACAATTGTTGGTTGGCTACAAGATAAAGAAATGATGAACCTGCTTAAAACACACTATCGAAACAAACTCACCCCAAAACTTCGTAACGAAATTGAGCAATTAGCAATGGAACGACAAAAAGAAATACCAAACATCTCAAAGAAGAGAGCCAACGAAGAGAAAATGTTACTTCAAGAACCTTCATGGGAAAAACCAATTTTCGTTGAGGAATTCAACAGCATACCTGACTGCGAATTACACATCTCCCCACAGAACAACAATCCCTTCTCTGTTCAAAGTGGAATCATGTCCATCTCCGCTTTGCCTCATACATACGCATACATTACCTGTCCATTAGACAACATCATTCAGGGATTTACTGTTCGCTTAAGACAAGGCACTGACAACGGAATGTCATGGGGTCCAGCAGTTCAAATCCGTTGGGAAGACGACTCACGCTTGAGGGTTGGACTCCGTAGCGATGGACTAATACAACTTGACATCGGAAGCGAACAAAAACTATTCAAAGGATTTAATCCTAACGAATGGATTCAATTGCGAGTCCGCTGGACAGAACACATAGGACTAATCGAAATATTGAACCCAGATAATCAATGGCAAAAAATTACCCGCTTCAATCATGCCTGCCCTATTCATACTCCCGCAAAAAATGTATCCTTCGGCAAAGTCCCCTATAACGGCGAACCCATCGACCACACCGATAATAATAACCTTCTCCCTGGCACCAACCAATGGGACACTCTCTCCCTATTTTAAGTACTCCCACCTGTCCGACTCCTCCGCCTCGTCCGACCTGTCCGACTAATCCGATTAAAATTCTATCCCTAATTGCCTCAAAGCCTCATAAATTTTCTCACGCTCTTGCCTTGTTATCTTACCCTCTCTGGCACGAACTATTATTTGCACTTCTTTAAATTTCCCGTCAATAAACTTTATAACTTGCATAACATCGCTTACCTTCCCCTTGGGTAGTGGAAAATTCAATTCAAGTTCTTCTTCATATATGTCCTCTCTCTTACTCTCTATTGCCTCTTTACCAATTATTTGTTCTGTTGAATATGATGTGCCCAATCCATTCTTTACAACTACAGGTTCTTGAGATTTTTCTTCACCTCTTTTTTGTGGTTCACAATGATTCTCTGCAATAATCACTTCATTATTCTCAAAGGAAACATTCGGTACTTCCTTAAAATATCTACAGACAGCCTTATCACCGGATAATTCCCCCAAACCAAACATGCCCTTACTCACCCCTTCCTTAATAGCATCTTCCAGAACGGACTTCGATAACAATCTTGACTCTCCAGGTACCCGATACGATGCATTCAATATCTGTTCTGTTATCACATAGTCCTTTCCTTTCAAATAACGCTCTTTTACAACTATTGGCGCGATTCGTTCTAATATCTCCCCCTGCGACCGCAGTCTTTCATACACCTCCGCAACAATACTCTGCACATTACCATGGGTTGCAATCCCCAAATCATCAATCTTATATCCTTCCTTAGTAGGGATTCCTACCTGACGATATAACCTCCGTATCGTTTCTACCAATTCCTTGTCCATCTCCTTTACTTTACTCTGTATATTCTTCTTCTGCTCATCCGAAATTTGCAATGTCATATCTTCCAATATAGATTTATGCGCCTTGTATTCCCGAATAACATTCTTAAACATCTCTCGCTCACTTTCCATCGGAAAAAGGAAAAATACCGTATTACAATTTACCCGTGGACTGGCCCCTTTTTTCTGTATCATATTCAAAATAACATCTTTATCTTCCCACGGCAAAATTACCAGTTTCATCTCATTAGTATCCGGAATATTAGATGGATTTCTCTCCCATATATATACCCTTAACTTATCGTGTTTCGTGTTTCTCAAAAGCAACTCTCGTTCCATCTCTTGAATATCAGAATCCTGGACATTTTCCTTTTTAGTTAATAAAATCCTATTTATATTCGGTTTATTAGAAAAATAATATTTGCCCCCATGATACTGAATATAAAACAACTTATTCTTTAATTGTTCTATCGCCTCCGTAACCGCACTCGAAGGATTTCCTATAGTCGTCGAACACCGTTTAATTTCACTCAACGTCGCACCCCTTTCCTCGCCACCTGAAAAAGAATACATAAAAATAGTTGTTGCAGTTCTCGTTCCCAGCTTTAAATTCTTATACATACTTCCCGACTCACGATTAATTCTCTCACTCCCAGAATTATAATCCGTAATGTCCTGTGCTATTACACTATTAAACTCACTTCCACAATATCGAAGTAATTCCTCCCGCACCTCATGCTTCATTAATGGAAAATCAGCAACACTAATATACGGAACCTTTTCTTTAATTAAGGCCCCTACAACAAGAGCCAATAATCGCAAAACACCCCGCGTCCGTTGAAAATTAGGAAGACTACCCCAACGATGATACAGAACATCTATCACCTCCGGCATGAAGGGATACGATGCTAAAAAACGGTCCCGATACTGAGTAATCTCTACACCCGAAGGTAAAATCTCTTCCTTTTCCGCATATTTTATAAACTCATTCACTACCTTCTTCACTTCGGACATTTCAATATTTCGAAACAACCTCTGACGAATGACACTGGCTATTTCCGAATCCTGGACCGGAGTATAAATCTTTTCCATTCGCCCCGTTACCTTCTGCAACTGAGCATACATCTGTTCCGATATATTATCGTAATGCTCCAGATGGCTTGACGGCAAAGTAATTACCAACGACACCTTTTCTAACGATGAGACCGTTTCCGTCAATTCCTGAATAAAAGCCAATGTTTGCCCTCCTAAATTACTCTCACCCACTTTGTATCCGCTCGCCTTCGTCATATATTCCAGCAACTCATCTATCAATATCACCAACGGTTGTTGTGGCTCCAACAATTTCCGCAATTTATCTTTCCCCGGTGATGTAAACTCAGTAAGCAATTCATTCTTACCCATCAATTGTCTTTCCAGCAAACCCCACAATGTCGTTCTTGCCTCCAAATTAGTCCCTACAATAACCACAGTTTTTGCATCCCATTCCTTCCTCGCCCGATGATATATAGCAATCAAGGAATGCGTCTTCCCTCCACCAAATGGCGTTTGCAACTGTATCACAGGGTCACCACCTTTGCCCTCTATCCGACCTCGTATTATCTTTAATAGACTCTTTAATCCTTCTGTTTCATATGTCTTCTGAAAAAACAAATCCGCATCTCGATATTCCGTAGGCCCTTCATTATGCGCTACCTGCCAGAGGTCCGCCGCGAAAATATCCATTGTCAACCTACCCGAAACTATATCCGCATGAGGATTCGCTATAGTATGAAATGCCTTCATCCAAACCATCTCCTTTTTTTAATATTGTCATTTAATTTTAACAAAAAAAGAAATAAAATAATAAATTACATTACAACATATAACCAGAGTACCCATTGTAGCGGGAGCATCCCTGCTCCTGAACCCTAAATAACCACTCCAGGAACAAATACACTCCCCCTACCTCAATCCCTTAAAACAATTCCCTTTGCTCTGGCTTTGTTGCAAGTTTATCTATTTCACGTAAAACTCTTTCTTTACCCGTTAAAAATCCTTCCAACAACTTCTTCTCCTTACTCTCATTCGGCAAACACTCCGCCACTGCCTGCCCAACACGATAAAACGCATCACTCTTCCCATATCCCGTCTCCTTCAACAATTTCAACAACTCCTCCTGCTTACCCTTTTCCCACAACAATAATACACGATGCAATACATCTATCAAATCCTTCCCCCCTTTTAATTCTTCCCCTTCCCGTTCCGCAGGTCCCAGTACACGCACATACTCCTTATCCTTTCTTATGAAACTTCCCCGCTTCGACCATTCCTCCGTAAGGTCTATACCACAACTCGTTGCCAGCTTCCGTGCCTCGTCAAATTCTACCCGTGCCTCTCCATACTCCCAACGATACAACACATAAAATCGGGTCAACTCACTTATCTCCCCTGCAAAACCATTATGCAATATCTTACGCACCGCATAATCCGTCGCTATCTTCCGTATCTCCTCCAACATTACATCCGCACGAATTACCTCCCCCTCATAATTCATCACCTTCTCATACTTCCCAAACACCTCTATCCCCGCACCTATCGCCGAAATAAAAAAGTCCGACCCACTCACCCCCTCATCCCACAATCGCTCCAATTTCTGATTCAAATACCGCTTCAACTCTTCCAAAACCTCATTATAAAACCCCGTCTCTTCCCGCTTCATCTTACGCCCAACAATATATATTGACGACGCCAACGATGCCGTCTCATTCGCATTTAATCGCGATTGCATCTCCGTATTTACTGGCCAGGACGCCGTTACCACCAAACCCGAATCCAGCAATGCATTTATCACCGTTTCCCAGCCCGATGTCGATTTATGTGCATACACAATCACCGCTATCCCATCCGGCTTCAATATCCGATACATCTCCTTAAACGATAACCCTAACTGCTCCTCAAAAAACCTTTTTGCTTTCTCCTTGTCCTTATGTAAGGGGACATTAGCGATTATCTCCCCTTTTTTAGGTGTAAGAGGTGTGATAAACAACTCCGGATACAGATGACCTATACTCCGTTTCAACCACACATAGAAAAAATCAGATAAAGCCGCATAACTAATATTATCATAATAAGGTGGGTCCGTTAATACCGCATCAAAATAATTATCCGGATAGGGAAGCTGTGTCGCAGAAGCATGACTAACAACAGGA
The sequence above is a segment of the Candidatus Hydrogenedens sp. genome. Coding sequences within it:
- a CDS encoding DUF499 domain-containing protein, which produces MKAFHTIANPHADIVSGRLTMDIFAADLWQVAHNEGPTEYRDADLFFQKTYETEGLKSLLKIIRGRIEGKGGDPVIQLQTPFGGGKTHSLIAIYHRARKEWDAKTVVIVGTNLEARTTLWGLLERQLMGKNELLTEFTSPGKDKLRKLLEPQQPLVILIDELLEYMTKASGYKVGESNLGGQTLAFIQELTETVSSLEKVSLVITLPSSHLEHYDNISEQMYAQLQKVTGRMEKIYTPVQDSEIASVIRQRLFRNIEMSEVKKVVNEFIKYAEKEEILPSGVEITQYRDRFLASYPFMPEVIDVLYHRWGSLPNFQRTRGVLRLLALVVGALIKEKVPYISVADFPLMKHEVREELLRYCGSEFNSVIAQDITDYNSGSERINRESGSMYKNLKLGTRTATTIFMYSFSGGEERGATLSEIKRCSTTIGNPSSAVTEAIEQLKNKLFYIQYHGGKYYFSNKPNINRILLTKKENVQDSDIQEMERELLLRNTKHDKLRVYIWERNPSNIPDTNEMKLVILPWEDKDVILNMIQKKGASPRVNCNTVFFLFPMESEREMFKNVIREYKAHKSILEDMTLQISDEQKKNIQSKVKEMDKELVETIRRLYRQVGIPTKEGYKIDDLGIATHGNVQSIVAEVYERLRSQGEILERIAPIVVKERYLKGKDYVITEQILNASYRVPGESRLLSKSVLEDAIKEGVSKGMFGLGELSGDKAVCRYFKEVPNVSFENNEVIIAENHCEPQKRGEEKSQEPVVVKNGLGTSYSTEQIIGKEAIESKREDIYEEELELNFPLPKGKVSDVMQVIKFIDGKFKEVQIIVRAREGKITRQEREKIYEALRQLGIEF
- a CDS encoding thrombospondin type 3 repeat-containing protein, giving the protein MLKRIKYFLLITLLFNVIAVYSYATDDPWADEVVAYFGKNQNVGFTNPQLVLGSPMGFGASLPALNGIYSIGTPGEPQESYLVVKFKTPVKDEALNPMGLDCIVYSNAFWVGGDMRRKFIEPGLIEISKDENKNGLPDDKWYVIPGSKNLNRNVFPQGLMTNTPPFVGSVVTSTSNEIVWGYADTNPTMLPYRDNYVRPDNPFIVGIDFGTGGGDAFDIAWAVDESGNPANLDEFDFIRVSTIPNILDPVYGYFATEVMAFADVAPDIDTDGDGILDEYETRVSGTDPNRPESTVFPLEVPMEWGGSPAGTELGTACNQNGTLCVSLFSSGSRTGTRDYNCNVELQTVSDPSTVGVSGLIKGGVFVQFISSINDFQSAQVALPKITVQYTAGQIEGLDESALSVYRWNGTEWTNANVNVVDRDLVNNKIGFQTQYTGILGIFSVAGEGDINPGQGHIRLVANPAQTRVAGYGEMVRIIGDEIKDANNVPVADGTMFTVNSFLLNILNGDDDTETEGLQVAVRDGELNIELEAGTVAGRGKITVQSLDNTIRGETFIEVLPGLPGYVPDVWNFGAGSNYYSFISDEIFDVYGNPVQSGVVTVDVAGGIIITRDEQPAVEGHQIPIFQGRIYFVVKPLSERKTTQLEICIYDEPHGNLLICREFDIELQALPVAGKFFNISLMLIIVAFLLMRGKMWLKDTYNVR
- a CDS encoding type II secretion system protein; the encoded protein is MFVDKHNKYMGFTLIELLVVIAIISILAMILLPALSRARAQARSVSCVNNLRQLYLANTMYASENNGYYVPSASDMYDFLLPGSEPDHFGGKCRWHGKRETPNPNTPFDFRKGPLFEYVPEGRIKECPEFFEYRQLGEVPNAFESGSGGYGYNMAYVGSMLSIEQDPVKACKSGMHERMIENPSETIMFADSGMPQNGYIVEYSFVEPPLMVSADYPRGQEGVFMSPSIHFRHWGRANVLWCDGHITSERWGWATEENVYGAINRAWNVGWFGPQNNYYFDW
- a CDS encoding DNA methylase encodes the protein WLAKKDRKKISLYPVVDKERNTIEFGIVEKDKEGWRFIEKPDILNLDLPVGSFDPEKGTVARAVVSCPACGAVIDDKTTRQLFQEGKSSQRMIAVVYLAGEENRTLGKGGTERGKRYRIATEEDMELYLCAEKALSRKVEELREKWGMEPVPDENMDKGDPTTVAGRGYKFETWGDLFNSRQKLSLITFCDAVRRAYEEMIQLQYPPDFAKAVVSYLALNVNRLVDKGATLCIWSVSDEYLAHVFGRQALPMTWDFFEFNPFSEVTGDWKTALEYINRSLLNISQISDFQTVVPVVSHASATQLPYPDNYFDAVLTDPPYYDNISYAALSDFFYVWLKRSIGHLYPELFITPLTPKKGEIIANVPLHKDKEKAKRFFEEQLGLSFKEMYRILKPDGIAVIVYAHKSTSGWETVINALLDSGLVVTASWPVNTEMQSRLNANETASLASSIYIVGRKMKREETGFYNEVLEELKRYLNQKLERLWDEGVSGSDFFISAIGAGIEVFGKYEKVMNYEGEVIRADVMLEEIRKIATDYAVRKILHNGFAGEISELTRFYVLYRWEYGEARVEFDEARKLATSCGIDLTEEWSKRGSFIRKDKEYVRVLGPAEREGEELKGGKDLIDVLHRVLLLWEKGKQEELLKLLKETGYGKSDAFYRVGQAVAECLPNESKEKKLLEGFLTGKERVLREIDKLATKPEQRELF